The segment GCGTAGTTCGGTTTCCCAACGGCTCGCGTGCGAACACCGTTGACCACCCGCTCGTTTTCACCGACGAGTTCGACGCCACGCTCATTAATCTTCATTGCCAATCCATCTTCGCTGACCGAAATCGCATCATAGTTGGGCTGGAAATACCAACGCGTTAGAGCACTCGCAGCGATCGTGTGGGGGTTTGCTCGCTCAACATAGCTGCGGACACCCGGGACTTGTTCGAGCCCGATGCCGACCAGCTTCATTCGATAATCCGCCTCGACCAATACACGAGCGAAGTGGGTCGAGTTGGGGACGCCTTGAATCGTTACCGTTTGCAGCCCGAGATTATTCTTGAGTCCCATCGCAACGCGTTGTGTGTCACCTCGTTGAGCTTGACCGCCAAAGGAGGCCAAGTACTGCTGCATCCGCTGCAGTCCCTCAGGCGTCGGATCAATCGAAACGCTAATGATCGGCGTCGGTTTTGAATTCGGTGCATAGGCACGAAGGGCTGTCACCATGTCTTCGAGTAGTAGGCTCGGGCGACCGCTGCGAATGCCAACATAGCGGTCCGTTGGATCGGCGAAGAATCCTTCAGCCGGCCCTGCGATCACAATGTCTTTGGTATCAGGGTAGTAGAAGATGTAGTCGATCGAGGTCAAACCAGCCATAGCCTTCATCTCTTCGGGAATGGTGTTTCCCGCATCAAGCTGCTCGGCAAGTGCCGCTTCGAGCCGATTGAGCGAGACTTTTCGCAGCTTACTCGGCTGCATGATTTCGCTATCTGCTCGCATTCTCGCCTCGGCGAATCGCTGTTGGGCCAGTCGAGGATCGAATTGCCGAACCTTCAAGACACCTTGTGCGTCGACGTCAACACCCGCAATTGGCTGGCCAAACGTTTGGGCCGACGCTGTGCGAACCGTCACGGTCATCACAAGGAACAGAGAGAACAGGAGTAGAAAACGAGTCGTTTTTTTCATCAGTCGGCCCATGGGCTTCGTTGGCGATTGAGGGAAATCGTGGCGGGAGCGTCGCTGCCGCTTTATTACAGAGAATAATCACCCACAAAGCGTTCATCAACAAACGAAACGAGCAAAGCGAGAGAAAGTGGGTGTTTTAGGACGCCAATCACGATTTTGTCGAAGGAAACGACAATAGTAGCCGAGTCTCTCCGAGACTCGTTCACCAATAATCAAACATTTTCACCGAAAGAAGCACACCAGTAGCCGAGTCTCTCCGAGACTCGTTCACCAACAAACAAACATTTTCACCGAAAGAAGCACACCAGTAGCCGAGTCTCTCCGAGACTCGTTCACCAACAAACAAACATTTTCACCGAAAAAAGCACACCAGTAGCCGAGTCTCTCCGAGACTCGTTCACCAATAAACAAACATTTTCACCGAAAAAAGCTCACCAGTAGCCGAGTCTCTCCGAGACTCGTTCACCAATAAACAAACATTTTCGCC is part of the Novipirellula aureliae genome and harbors:
- a CDS encoding DUF1598 domain-containing protein, coding for MTVTVRTASAQTFGQPIAGVDVDAQGVLKVRQFDPRLAQQRFAEARMRADSEIMQPSKLRKVSLNRLEAALAEQLDAGNTIPEEMKAMAGLTSIDYIFYYPDTKDIVIAGPAEGFFADPTDRYVGIRSGRPSLLLEDMVTALRAYAPNSKPTPIISVSIDPTPEGLQRMQQYLASFGGQAQRGDTQRVAMGLKNNLGLQTVTIQGVPNSTHFARVLVEADYRMKLVGIGLEQVPGVRSYVERANPHTIAASALTRWYFQPNYDAISVSEDGLAMKINERGVELVGENERVVNGVRTRAVGKPNYASAAFCNDFTKSYSKVAERVRIYAELAQLIDVAVAAAYIQEQDFYGQAEWAMPVLLDESKVPVQTYTAPEQVETAVNAIWRGNTLMTPLGGGVHMQPRLALKDEHVNKDTDGKVVQTKSEAGPTHLKDGQWWWD